Sequence from the Curtobacterium sp. MCLR17_007 genome:
AACCGACCGAGATCGACCGCGAGCGCGAGTACGTCGACGGGCTCTTCGCCCGGCTCGACGAACTGAGCGCCGAGGCCGAGCAGCGCCTCGCCGAGACCCGACGTCAGGCGGTCGGCGGGAACCACCAGAGCCGCAGCGAGCGCGACGCCTTCGCGAAGCTCTACGAGGACACAATCCAGACGCTCGAGCGCGTCGGCGACCGGCTCGTGTTCGGCCGACTCGAGGTCGCCGACCCGTCCGCCGGCGAGAGCGCTTTCCGCTACATCGGCCGCGTCGGCCTGCGCGACGTCGAGCACCGACCGCTGCTGCTCGACTGGCGCGTGCCGGGTGCCAGTGCCTTCTACCAGGCCACCGCGGCCCACCCGATGGGCATGCGCGCCCGGCGGCACCTGTCGCTCGAGGGCCGCAGCGTCGTCGGTGTCGAGGACGAGGTCTTCGACGCCACGCTGTACGACGACGAGCGCACCCACCTGCAGGGCGAGGGCGCCCTCCTCGCGGCCGTGACCGCCGAGCGCACCGGGCGGATGACCGACATCGTCGCGACGATCCAGGGCGAGCAGGACCGCATCATCCGCTCGCCGCTCGAGGGCGTCCTGATCGTGCAGGGTGGCCCGGGCACCGGCAAGACCGCCGTCGCGCTGCACCGCGCCGCGTACCTGCTGTACTCGTACCGCGAACGACTACGGGGGTCCGGTGTGCTGGTCGTCGGTCCGTCCCCGGCCTTCCTGACCTACATCGAGCAGGTGCTCCCGTCGCTCGGTGAGACCGGCGTCGTCATGGCCGCCCTCGGGTCGCTGTACCCGGGCGTACGGACCTCGACGCACGACCGTCGCGACGTCGCGGCGGTCAAGGGCTCGGCCGAGATGGCCGACCTCCTGCGGCGGGCCGTCCGGTCGCGCCAGGTCGTCCCCACCGAGCCCACCACGCTCGACGTCGAGGGCGAGCGGCTCGTGGTCCCGCCGCAACTCGTGGCCGACGCGATGCACCGGGCACAGGACCGCGGCAAGCCGCACAACGTCGCTCGCGTCACGTTCAACAAGTCCGCGCTCGACGCGATGGTCAAGCTGCTCGCCGACCAGCTCCGCGAGCGCGGCACGACCGTCGACGACGCCGACCTCAAGGTGCTGCGCGAGGACATCCGCTCGTCCTACGACGCCCGGGTGCTGCTCAACACCGCGTGGCTGCCGCTGCCGGCGGAGAAGCTGCTCGAGGACCTCTTCGCGCGGCCCAACTGGCTCGCTTCGCTCACGCCGAACTGGTCGCCGGAGCGTCGTGCCCTGCTCGCACGCGACCGCGGCGCGGGCTTCACGGTCGAGGACGTCCCCCTGCTCGACGAGGCCGCCGAGCTCCTCGGCACGTTCGACCCGACCGGCGGTGCCGCCAAGCGCCAGGCGAAGGCCAGCCGCAACCGCGACATCGAGAACGCCCGCCAGGCGATCGAGAACATGGGGGTCGAGGGCATCGTCTCCGCCGAACAGGTGGCGGGCGCGTTCGCCGAGGGCGGCGACCCCCGCACGACCGCCGAACGTGCCGCCGAGGACCGCGAGTGGACCTACGGCCACATCGTCGTCGACGAGGCGCAGGAGCTCTCGCCGATGCAGTGGCGCGTCCTGGCCCGCCGCAACCCGCTGCGCTCGTTCACGATCGTCGGTGACATGGCGCAGGGGTCCTCACCCGGTGCCGCCCGGACGTGGGACGACGTCATCGGCGCGCTTGCCCGACGCCGACGCGGCCGCGCGCCGCAGGTCCCGCTCGACCACCGCGTCGAGGAGCTCACGGTGAACTACCGCACCCCGCGCTCCATCGTGCAGGCTGCGGGGGAGTTCGCCGCCGCGGCGGGCCTGACCGTGACCGCGAACCAGGCCGTGCGCGACGGGGACCCGGTCGTCCGCTTGCGGGTCGCACGCGCCGAGGTGCTCGACACGATCGCCGCCACGGTCCGCGCCGAGCGGGAGCACATCGGCTCCGGCACCACCGGCGTCATCGTCCCGGACAGCCAGGTCGACGTCGTCCGTCAGCGCCTCGCCGCCACGGAGGCTGACGTGCGGACGCTGGGTTCACCCCGGCCGGGTTCCGTCACGGTGCTGACCGGCGCGGACGCGAAGGGCCTGGAGTTCGACGGCGTGCTGCTGGTCGACCCGGACGGCGTCGGCGCCGACGCGGCGCGGGCCGCCGCCGCGGTGTACGTGGCGATGACCCGCCCGACCCGCCGCCTGACGGTCATCGACGTCGACTGACCGTTCCACCGGATCGGGTGCAGGTCGCACCCCGTGACGGACATCGCGCCCGGTCACACCGGGGCGCGATGCCTGCACGGGGGTGCGGTCCGTTCACGCGGAGAGCCGTGATGGCGTGGCCGGACGGGAGGCCCGGCCCACGGCCGTCAGGCGGGCTCGCCCTCGGTGCGCACCCGCTGCACGAGCACGGCCCACGCCCCGTCGAGCTGGCTGCCCGGCACGCGGATCGTGGTGCTCGCGACGGTGATGGTCCATTCGAAGTCGTCGCGCATCTGCTGCGGACGCTCCGGCGGCGTGCGGGGGAGTCCGTCGACCAGCGCGGCCCAGTCCTCGGGGTCGGCGCACGCATCGGTGTCGATGCGCCAGGCCCGGGACAGGCCGGCGATCCCACCGGTGCGACGGACGACGATCTGCATGCGTCGAACCTACGCCGACCGGTCACCGGGAGCGGTGCACGGTCAGGACAGCACCCCGACCGTCCGCCATGCGCCGCTGACGGCTGCCGACTGGGTCGACCCCGCACCGAAGCGGGCGTCCGCGGCGTCGACCGTCGCGGTGGCGAAGCCGGCGAAGTCGATCGACGCGGTGACCGCGGACGAGGTCAGCGCGTCCCACCACACCGCGCCAGCGCCCTGCCACGCGTTGCCACCGATGGTGGTGGCCGCCAGGAAGAAGGCGTGGTTCGGGATGCCGGAGTTCGTGTGCACCCCGCCCGAGTCCTCGGTCGTCTCGACGTAGCCGGCCATGGTGCCGGGCTGCGGGTCCTTGCCGAGCACCGGGTCGTCGTAGGCGGTGCCCGGAGCCCGCATGGAGCGCAGCGCGACCCCGTGCACCGCGGGCGTGAACAGCCCCTCGCCGATGAGCCAGGTCGCCTGGTCGGCACTCTGCCCGGCGGTGTACTGCGCGACCAGGGAGCCGAAGACGTCGCTGATCGACTCGTTGAGCGCGCCCGACTGTCCCTGGTACGTCAGGTCGGCGGTGTACTGCGTCACGCCGTGGGTGAGTTCGTGGCCGATGACGTCGAGCGCGATCGTGAAGCGGTTGAAGACCTCGCCGTCCCCGTCGCCGAACACCATGCGGCTGCCGTCCCAGTAGGCGTTGTCGTAGTCCTGTCCGTAGTGGACGCTGGCGTCGAGGGGGAGCCCGGCGCCGTCGATGGACACGCGCCCGAACACGTCGAGCCAGAACGCGTGCGTCGCGCCGAGGCCCGCGTAGGCCTCGTCCACGGCCGCGTCGCCGGTGTCGGGTGCGCCCTCGGCGCGGACCAGGTCTCCGGGGAGCGTGGTCGTGCCGTGCGCGTCGGAGATGCTGCGCTGCGGGGACCGGTCGGGCGTGGTGACCGACGGGGCGACGCCGAGTCGGGGCTCGTGCTTGGGCGCCTGGACGAGGTCGAGGGTGGCGAGCGCGGAACGCGCCGCCGGGGTGGCACGGGGGAACGCGTCGGACGGCGCGTCGGCGATGGCGCGCAGCAGGTACGGCGGGACGACGGATCGGAGCTGGTCGGCGGTCATGGTGACCATGCAACCCCCGTGCACCGACATCGGCAGCCGGGTGGGGCCTCCTGTCTGTCTCCCGTCAGTCGCGGCGGTTGGCGACCAGCGCGAGCGCGTACGACTCCCACCACTGGCCGGCGGCCGGGCCGCCGTTGCAGGTGCCGTCGCTGAGGCCGGGGGTCTTCACCCAGAGCAGCGCGTCCAACCGTGACGACCCCGCCGCGACGTGCGGGTCCTGGCCGAGGCCGGCGCCGGACGGGTTGCACCACGTGCCCTTCCAGCCCTGCCCGTTGCGCGAGACGTCGATGACGAAGTGCGGGTCGCCGCCGACGGCATCGGCGAGGCGGTCGGCGTAGGTGCGCTCCTGGTCGACGCGGTAGAAGTTCGACACGTTCGTGAAGAACCCCTGGGTCCGGTCGATGCCCGCCTGCTGCAGCCAGCGTGCCATCGTGTCGGTGGGCACGCGGTTCTCGTTGCCGCCGTCGAGGTAGACGGTGAGGCCGTGGCCGGTCAGGGCGTCGACGGCCTTCCGCAGCAGGGGGAGCCGCGAGTCGGACAGCCGCTCGCAGTTCTGGATCTGCGCGATCGCGTCGGGCTCGACGAGCACCACGGCGTGCGACCCCGCCATCGCGCGGACCGCCGACCGCACCCAGGGGACGTACTCGGAACGCGTGGTGCCGCCCTTGGAGTAGCTGCCGCAGTCGCGGTCGGGCACGGCGTAGAGCACGAACACCGGCGTCTTGTCCTGGGTCCGGGCGTTCGCCACCACCCGGTGCACGGTCTCACGCGTGGCCGTGACGGAGGGGTTCGTCAGCCAGGTCGCGATCGGCTGGTCGGCGATCTCGGCGAGGCGGTCGGCCGTGCGGTCCTGGCCCTCGGCCCGCGCGGACGCGGCGAAGCGGCCGGGCTGGTTGTCGCTGGACGGCTGTCGTGCCAGGCCACCGGGGAAGACCTCGGCCGGTGTCCTGCGCTCGACGACGTGGCGCCCGTCGGGGCCGGTGGCGCGGGTGGGCAGCCAGAGTGCGACCGCGGCCACCACCGCCACCACGACGACCGCCGCGCTGCCGATCCACAGCCACTGGCGAGCGGCACTCGTGCGGCGCGCGGGTGTCGGGGTCCCTGATCTGTGGTCCGGCATCGAGCGGTCCTCCCTGGTCTGACCGTGCTCCGTCGGCGCTGCCGGGCGGCCCTGTCCCGCCCGGTGCCCATGCTTCCATCCCGACCCGGTCCGAGGCCAGCCCGCGCGGGCGTTCGCACAGGTCCGGTGCCGGTGTCGCTCAGGAGCGCTCCAGGTCCCGCGCAGCCCGGCACCCCACACTGTCCGGATGCTCCGCAAACTCCTCCTGCTCGCCGTGACGGCGGCGTACGCCTGGGTGATCTGGCGGATGACGTTGACGCCGCATGTCTTCAGCGACGCCGAGAACCGGCTCGTGCTGCACGCGCTCTCCTGGGCGCAGCAGCTGCCCGGCGGCTCGTGGCTGACCTACGAGCGGACGGAGTTCCTCGCCAACATCGGCATGTTCGTCCCCGTCGGGGCGATCGCCGCGATGTGGCTGCCGCGTCGCTGGTGGTTCGTCGCCGCGGTCGTCGCCGTCGCGTTGTCGGCGGGCATCGAACTCGCCCAGGCAGAGCTGCTGCCCTACCGCGTGGCCGACCCGCGCGACGTGCTGTCGAACGGACTGGGCGGCCTGCTCGGGGCGACGCTCGTGGGGCTCGTCCGCAGCCTGTTGCCGGCGCCCCCGCGACGGCGCAGTCTCCGCGCGCGGACCGTCTGACGCCCGTCCCTCTGGTAGAGTCTCCAGGTTGCCGTCGAACGGCCGCGGACAAAGAGCGCTCATGCATCAGGCATGGGCACCGCGCAACGGACACCGTCCTCATCGAGGACAGAGAGGGGATCACCATGGCACTTGACGCACAGGTCAAGCAGGAGATCATCGAAGAGTACGCGACCCACCCGGGCGACACCGGATCCCCCGAGGTCCAGGTCGCCGTTCTGACGCGTCGCATCAACGACCTGAACGAGCACCTCAAGGAGCACAAGCACGATCACCACTCGCGTCGTGGTCTGCTCCTCATGGTCGGCCAGCGTCGCCGTCTCCTCGGCTACCTCTCCGACGTCGACATCAGCCGTTACCGTGCGCTCATCGAGCGCCTCGGCCTGCGTCGCTAGTCCTCGACCGACACGCTCGACCGAACGCCCCGGCCCTCCTCGCGAGGACCGGGGCGTTCTCCGTTCCCGGGAATGGTTGCGTCGCAGCCCCGGTTCGGTACGATGTTCATGCAAACGCATTGAAAGATCGGATCGCATCATGACCACCATCGCCGTCGTCTCCGCCGGGCTCTCCGAGCCGTCGTCGACCCGCCTGCTCGCGGACCGGCTCGCCGAGTCCGCCGTCACCGCCATCGGACAGCAGGGAGGCCCGGTGCAGGTGGCGCACATCGACCTGCGTCCGTTGGCACACGAGGTGGTCGACGCGATGCTCACCGGGTTCCAGGCGCCCGCGTTGGCCGCCGCGACGGCGACGGTCGTCGAGGCGGACGCACTGGTCTTCGTCTCGCCCGTCTTCACCGCGGGGATGAGCGGCCTGGCGAAGTCCTTCCTCGACGTCATGGACAAGGACGCCCTGGTGGACATGCCGGTCCTGCTCGCGGCGACGGGTGGCACCGCGCGGCACTCGCTCGCGATCGAGCACGCCATGCGTCCGGTCTTCGCCTACCTGCGCGCTGCCGTCGTGCCCACCGGGGTCTTCGCCGCGACCGACGACTGGGGAGCCCAGGGCGACCAGGCGGCACTGGACGGACGCATCCGCCGGGCCGGCGCCGACCTGGCGTGGGCGATCGGGGCCTCCCGTCGGGTCCCGCAGCAGGCGGACGCGCTGCCCGAGGTCCCCGACTTCGCGAGCCTGCTCGGCGGACTCGGCCACTAGGCCGGGTACCGCACGCCGCGGTTCGCGCCTGGTGCCCGCTTGGCGGGTTGGTGCGCCCATGGTTGTTCGCACGTGGCGACCAACCTCGCACTGCCCCGGCAGGCCGACCAACCTCGAACGGTGCTCGGCGCCCACCCGCCGCTCAGTACCAGTGCGGGTTGACGCTCATCTCGTGGTTCCAGGCACCGCACGGGGTGCCGTAGCTCGACTTGATGTAGGACAGGCCCCAGTTGATCTGCGTGTCCTGGTTCGTCCGCCAGTCGGCGCCCGCGGCGGACAGCTTGTTCGCCGGCAGCGCCTGCGGGATGCCGTACGCACCACTCGAGGCGTTCAGGGCGTTCGCGCGCCACCCGGACTCCTGCGTCCAGAGCGACACCAGGCAGCCGTACTGGTCGTCGCCCCAGCCGTAGTTGCCGAGGACGCTGCGGGCGTAGGCCTTCGCCGCGTCCGGATCAACCGTCACGCCACCGGTGCTGGGGTACGAGTCGCCGGAGGACGCGGCCGCACCCGTCGGCGCGGCTGCTGCAGCCGCTGCTGCTGCCTGCGCTGCCCGGGCCTGCGCCGCAGCCTGCGCAGCGACCGCCTGACCCACGGCGTACTGCTGCTCGGCCTTCGCCGTCGTGTCCTTGAGCGACGCCAGCTGCGCGTACAGCTCGTCG
This genomic interval carries:
- a CDS encoding ATP-binding domain-containing protein, with the protein product MSEPTEIDREREYVDGLFARLDELSAEAEQRLAETRRQAVGGNHQSRSERDAFAKLYEDTIQTLERVGDRLVFGRLEVADPSAGESAFRYIGRVGLRDVEHRPLLLDWRVPGASAFYQATAAHPMGMRARRHLSLEGRSVVGVEDEVFDATLYDDERTHLQGEGALLAAVTAERTGRMTDIVATIQGEQDRIIRSPLEGVLIVQGGPGTGKTAVALHRAAYLLYSYRERLRGSGVLVVGPSPAFLTYIEQVLPSLGETGVVMAALGSLYPGVRTSTHDRRDVAAVKGSAEMADLLRRAVRSRQVVPTEPTTLDVEGERLVVPPQLVADAMHRAQDRGKPHNVARVTFNKSALDAMVKLLADQLRERGTTVDDADLKVLREDIRSSYDARVLLNTAWLPLPAEKLLEDLFARPNWLASLTPNWSPERRALLARDRGAGFTVEDVPLLDEAAELLGTFDPTGGAAKRQAKASRNRDIENARQAIENMGVEGIVSAEQVAGAFAEGGDPRTTAERAAEDREWTYGHIVVDEAQELSPMQWRVLARRNPLRSFTIVGDMAQGSSPGAARTWDDVIGALARRRRGRAPQVPLDHRVEELTVNYRTPRSIVQAAGEFAAAAGLTVTANQAVRDGDPVVRLRVARAEVLDTIAATVRAEREHIGSGTTGVIVPDSQVDVVRQRLAATEADVRTLGSPRPGSVTVLTGADAKGLEFDGVLLVDPDGVGADAARAAAAVYVAMTRPTRRLTVIDVD
- a CDS encoding protealysin inhibitor emfourin; the protein is MQIVVRRTGGIAGLSRAWRIDTDACADPEDWAALVDGLPRTPPERPQQMRDDFEWTITVASTTIRVPGSQLDGAWAVLVQRVRTEGEPA
- a CDS encoding M4 family metallopeptidase, with protein sequence MTADQLRSVVPPYLLRAIADAPSDAFPRATPAARSALATLDLVQAPKHEPRLGVAPSVTTPDRSPQRSISDAHGTTTLPGDLVRAEGAPDTGDAAVDEAYAGLGATHAFWLDVFGRVSIDGAGLPLDASVHYGQDYDNAYWDGSRMVFGDGDGEVFNRFTIALDVIGHELTHGVTQYTADLTYQGQSGALNESISDVFGSLVAQYTAGQSADQATWLIGEGLFTPAVHGVALRSMRAPGTAYDDPVLGKDPQPGTMAGYVETTEDSGGVHTNSGIPNHAFFLAATTIGGNAWQGAGAVWWDALTSSAVTASIDFAGFATATVDAADARFGAGSTQSAAVSGAWRTVGVLS
- a CDS encoding glycoside hydrolase family 6 protein, whose translation is MPDHRSGTPTPARRTSAARQWLWIGSAAVVVVAVVAAVALWLPTRATGPDGRHVVERRTPAEVFPGGLARQPSSDNQPGRFAASARAEGQDRTADRLAEIADQPIATWLTNPSVTATRETVHRVVANARTQDKTPVFVLYAVPDRDCGSYSKGGTTRSEYVPWVRSAVRAMAGSHAVVLVEPDAIAQIQNCERLSDSRLPLLRKAVDALTGHGLTVYLDGGNENRVPTDTMARWLQQAGIDRTQGFFTNVSNFYRVDQERTYADRLADAVGGDPHFVIDVSRNGQGWKGTWCNPSGAGLGQDPHVAAGSSRLDALLWVKTPGLSDGTCNGGPAAGQWWESYALALVANRRD
- a CDS encoding VanZ family protein encodes the protein MLRKLLLLAVTAAYAWVIWRMTLTPHVFSDAENRLVLHALSWAQQLPGGSWLTYERTEFLANIGMFVPVGAIAAMWLPRRWWFVAAVVAVALSAGIELAQAELLPYRVADPRDVLSNGLGGLLGATLVGLVRSLLPAPPRRRSLRARTV
- the rpsO gene encoding 30S ribosomal protein S15 is translated as MALDAQVKQEIIEEYATHPGDTGSPEVQVAVLTRRINDLNEHLKEHKHDHHSRRGLLLMVGQRRRLLGYLSDVDISRYRALIERLGLRR
- a CDS encoding CE1759 family FMN reductase, which translates into the protein MTTIAVVSAGLSEPSSTRLLADRLAESAVTAIGQQGGPVQVAHIDLRPLAHEVVDAMLTGFQAPALAAATATVVEADALVFVSPVFTAGMSGLAKSFLDVMDKDALVDMPVLLAATGGTARHSLAIEHAMRPVFAYLRAAVVPTGVFAATDDWGAQGDQAALDGRIRRAGADLAWAIGASRRVPQQADALPEVPDFASLLGGLGH